The proteins below come from a single Tachypleus tridentatus isolate NWPU-2018 chromosome 13, ASM421037v1, whole genome shotgun sequence genomic window:
- the LOC143240698 gene encoding LHFPL tetraspan subfamily member 2a protein-like: MCYVIVTSRTLLWTLLTIATSLAMVAAVITPSWLIGPPRKPGLRSRTYTETNSDEIYSRAICIYNRCTKLHKVDQLFTDSCAPFVTSFGMPSQEFPNFWKAALIFFAFGIALMAFTVFTSVLGCCIRSIVKKSIFTISGTIQAIAGLLFILGLVLYPAGWGSTRVQLVCGENAQPFLLGDCMLGWAFYLAIGSTIITFICSVLSVQAEISTSSDKVQDEILEGKNLICLL; this comes from the exons ATGTGCTATGTCATTGTGACATCTCGAACTCTGCTATGGACTTTGTTGACGATAGCGACATCTTTAGCTATGGTGGCGGCCGTGATCACGCCCAGTTGGTTGATTGGACCACCAAGAAAACCCGGTTTGAGATCTAGGACATACACTGAAACGAACAGTGACGAAAT ctactcgagggctatct GTATTTATAACCGATGTACAAAACTCCACAAAGTGGACCAGCTATTCACAGATAGTTGTGCACCGTTTGTAACAAGCTTTGGAATGCCATCTCAGGAGTTCCCCAATTTTTGGAAAGCAGCTCTGATTTTCTTTGCTTTTGGAATAGCGCTGATGGCTTTTACTGTCTTTACGTCAGTACTGGGTTGCTGTATTCGTAGCATTGTGAAAAAGAGTATTTTTACAATATCGGGAACAATACAAGCCATAGCAG GTTTATTGTTCATCTTGGGATTAGTTCTGTATCCAGCCGGTTGGGGAAGCACCCGTGTGCAACTTGTTTGTGGGGAAAACGCACAACCTTTTCTTTTGGGAGATTGCATGTTGG GTTGGGCATTTTACTTGGCTATCGGAAGCACAATCATCACATTTATATGTTCAGTACTGTCGGTTCAAGCTGAAATCTCTACTTCTTCAGACAAAGTACAGGATGAAATTCTGGAAGGGAAAAATTTGATTTGCTtgttataa